DNA from Comamonas serinivorans:
TGGCAAGCCAAAGTGCAGGGCGGCAGCTTGACGGATGCACAAACCCAGTTTCATCATTTGCACACCGATCACCTGGGCACGCCCATGCTGTCCACCGACAAAGACGGCAAGACCAGCTGGAAGGCGGTGTCAGAGGCGTTTGGGGCGGCAGGTGTGTTGCAAAACCAGAGTGCCATTACGATGAACCTGAGGTTCCCGGGCCAGTACTGGGATGAGGAGTCGCAGAGCCATTACAACTTCTTCAGGGATTACAGGCCGGGTGTGGGGCGGTACATCCAATCTGATCCGATTGGTTTGAGTGATGGGGTGAATATTTACAATTACGCTCACCTGAATCCAATTTTTTATTTTGATATGAATGGTCTTCAGGCGGGTGGCTGGGGGCCGACTGGTGGCCCCCCAACAGGACGAGTAAATACTATATATTGCGTCAATGAAATTCTTGAGTTGTATATTGTTCCTGTAAGTCGAGGAGGAGAATGTCCAGCGATTGAGACCTGTTTGCGTGTTCATGAAGATACTCATCGAAAAGATGCCATCCGCTTCGATTCAAAAATATGTAAAGGACTTAATAATGTCGCCATAGGTTACTATGGTGAAAATGGGAAAAGTGTCAAGACATCGAGCTTCATTAAAGATGCTGAAATTAGAGCACTGGAGAATCAAATTTTCTGTTTGGAGTCATTTAGATCTAGTCTGATGTGTCGCGAGGAATGGTGTTTGGGTTGGATTAATTTTGAAATTATTTCCAGAAGCAATCAATTGGTTATGGTTCTTTCTGGATCGTATTGGGATTAAAATGAATATAAAAATAATGATCACCGCATTGTTACTCCTCTCGCCTGGAATTTCGTTTTCAGAGGAGTGTCCGATAGATGTGGTTGTTGTTCAAAAGAGCTTTTTGATTGAGTTCAAAATGGCAAATAATCAAGATATAAGTTATGAAATTCAATATGATAAACTCCCGTGGGTTGCCACGGTGGGTGGTGTTGAATTTGAGTTGTTCCATGGGGAGAGAAAAATTATAATCCCAAAACCCACTGGTATGAATTCGGAAAAAATTCGAATCGGTCCGAGATCATCGATATCTTCTGATGTGGACATTAAATTTTTGAGATTTTTTTATAGAGGATTAAATCCAAAGGAAATATCTCTTCGATGGCGTTATGATATTCCGGGCGGAGGCATGACTGAGTCTTGTCGGCGAAGGGGGGGGGACTTGGCAGTTCCTTGAATATTGGAAACTGCCGGCATTGCTCGACAGCCTCGCCTAAGGAACCTCTGCATAAAACGACTTCTGACGTGGCAGCCCACCGGCTATCCAACCGGCCATCCGCCGCTGGCACCAAAAATCAACGGCTTACATGAGAAGGGCCATCCGCGACACTGATGCTGAATCGCTCGTAACAGATCGTCCTTGATTTATGCAGAGGTTCCCTAAGAAAGGTCTGCACAAAGCGCTTTGAAGCGCGGTAGATGCATGTGAAGTTGCTGGTTGAGCAATTGCCGCAGCGATACAGCCAGCCTCGATCTGCCAGAGATCGCGCAACGAGGCCGTTCTGGCGCTGTTGCGCACGCACTCATCCCGCCGCAGTGATCAGTTTGCGACGCACCAGCCACAGGTTCGCCAGCGCGAACAACGTGTGCAGCTGCGCCGTGTTCTTGGCCAAGCCCCGGTAGCGCACCTTCACATGGCCAAACTGGCGCTTGAGCACCCGAAACGGATGCTCCACCTTCGCCCGGATGCTGGCCTTGATCTTCTCGATCTGATGACTGAGCTGGTCCACCTCGTCAGCCAGGTTCAGCGCCCGGCGTTTGCCCGGATGCATGGCAATGTGCCAGCGCACCGTGCTCTTGGCAAGGCGTTGGCCTCGATCACGTCGTTGACGTTGCCTGTCGTGCCCCGCACCGTGTGCACCAGGCCCGACTCAGCGTCCACGCCGATGTGCGCCTTCATGCCGAAGTACCACTGCTGGCCCTTCTTGCTCTGGTGCATCGCGGGGGAGCCATCTTCCTAGAAATCAATGTCTCGGAGAAACCGAGCAGGTCAGGTTGAGCTCAGCGCAGCATTGGGCCGCCCAGTGGGTGACTTGTGGACCTGGCGCAATGGGTATGCCTTGTGCACCGCGGAGGGACTTGGCCTCATCGCTGATCAGGCAAGTACTGGCGCATGGACTACTGCCATGCAGGCAAGCGCAAATGTACCGTCAATATTGCGAGCTGATATGAGCCTATTTGAACCCGGCTGAACCTTTCTTGTGTCGCAAGCTATTGATTTTCAAATATTTTTGAGCTTATCTGAGCCTGATTGGATCACCAATCTGGTGCCCAGGCGGAACGTGTCGGCGCGCTCCTCGAACGAGGCCTCCAGCGCCAGCGCGATGTCAGAGGTGTTCTTGCCTGCGGCGTATTGGTACTGCGTGAAGGCCGACCGGACCAAGGCTTCGGGGTGGTGCCCGGGACGGGAATCGAACCCGTACAGCTGGAAAGCTGGCAAATTTTAAGTCTGCTGCGTCTACCAATTCCGCCACCCGGGCACAGGGCAAGTGTATCGCGCGGCGTGTGTAATTCGTGCGTAACCCGCAACGCAAAGGACTACAATTAAAAGCGATCCAGTCACAAGTGATAGCAAAAAACACATTAAAAACAACGCGTTGTGTTGCGTCTGAGTGTGCTGCGTTGCGCGGGTGGTTGACTTAAAATCCGTCGCTTCCTGAAAAGGTGCATGCCGGTTCGATTCCGGCCCGAGGCACCAATGCTGCATTCTGTGCTGCGCATTTCGTAGCAAAACCTCGCCAGGTTGCTCCACAGTAGTTCGCCCCACTTCGAAACAGGGTTCAACCGTCGAGCAGCCCGCAAAAAGCCACCGCCAAGGTGGCTTTTTTGTCGGCTGGCTGGCCTATGGCAAGGCCGGTGTTGGAACGACTGGGCAGTCCGATCGCTGCGTCTTGGCTGAATGCCAATGAAAGCGCATGGGGCTGCAATGCTTCACTCAGGCGATCCTTGTCAGGGTTTGGCGGCCTTCGCGTCTCTGGATGCGCCGATTCGTCCTGGTCGCGGGCGACCCGCGTGAGCTGGTTGGCTACGGTGCGTGAGGCATAGAGCTGGCCCCGCCAAGGTGACAGCCGTCAACGCCCTTTGAACACCGCAGGGCGCTTGTCCAGAAAGGCCTGCCGGGCTTCGGTCGCGTCGTCGGTGGCCCGGGCGGCGCGCTGGAACTCCTGCTCCAGCAGCAGCTGATCGCGCAAGCTGTTGTCCAGACCCTGCCGCATCAGGCGTTTGGTCAGCGACAGGGCCTGGGTGGCGCGGCTGGCCAAACGCTGTGCCAGGGCACGCGCTTCGGTCATCAGTTCGGCATCGGGCACGCACTTCAAGATCAGGCCCCATTCCGCCGCCTCTCGGGCCGACAGGCGATCGCCGAGCATGGCCAGGGCGTTGGCGCGCGATCGGCTCAGGCTGCGCGGCAGCACCCAGCTCGCGCCCATGTCCGGGACCAGCCCGATGTTGGAAAACGATTGCTGAAAGTAGGCGGACTCGGCCGCCAGCACCATGTCGCCCGCCAGCGCCAGGCTGGAGCCCCCGCCTGCAGCCGGACCGTTCACGGCGGTGATCAGGGGCAGGGGAAACTCGCTGACCATCTGCAGCGTGGGGTTGAAGTGGTCGCGCATGCCGCCGTCGATGTCGCCCGTGGTGGCGCGCGAGGCACTGAGGTCGGCTCCGGCGCAGAAGCCGCGTCCGGCGCCGGTCAACACCACCGCACGCGTGCGTCCGTTGTCCAGCGCGTGGCGCAAACCCGCTTGCAGATCCGCCATCAGGCCGATGTTCAGGGCGTTCAGCCGTTCGGGCCGGTGAAGCGTGATGAGGGCCACGCCGTCGTCTTGCTCGTAGCGGATGTGGTCGAAGCTGGGGTGGTCCATGTGGGTGTGTCCTGTGGATGAATGGCGTTGAGGGGTATATGCCATGTTTCGATTGAATGCCAATCGGTATGGCTGCATACTGCTTCACTGCTTCACTGCTTCACTGCTTCACTGCTTCACTGCTTCACTGCTTCACTGCTTCACTGCTTCACTGCTTCACTGCTTCACTGCTTCCGGGTGAACGGTGGTCACGCCGAGCCTGATGCCGACGCCACCCGGGCGATTCACACCGCGGGCGCCAGAAAACTGGGTGCCAGGCCGGACAGCTGCTGCGCTGCCGCGCTCAAGGCGGGCAGCACCTCTTTTTCGGCTCGCGCCTGGTCGAACTCGGCCACCAGCAGGTTGGCGCTCAGCGCGGCGACCACGTGCCGGTGTTCATCGTGGATGGGCACGGACAGGCCGCAGACCTGCAGGTCGAACTCGCCCGCGACCCAGGCGTGGCCCGTGCGCTGCACCGCCTCCAGCTGCTGCGTCAGGGCCGCGCGGTCGGTCAGCGTCAGCGGGGTGAGGGCGCGCAGGTCGGCCTGCGCAAAGTAGGCGTCGCGGAACGCCGGGCTCTGGTGGGCCAGCAGCACGCGACCCGGCGAGGTGGCGTGGATGGGCAGGTGGCTGCCCATGCCCAGCCGAGGCGACATCACCTTGGCCGACGGGATGCGCAGCACGTACACGACCTCGTGGCCCTGCAGCACCGCCAGCGCGCAGGACTCGCGCAACTGCAGGCAGACGGTTTCCAGCACGCGCTGGGCGTGCCCCCAGAACGGCAGCGAGGTCAGGTAGGTCATGCCCAGGCTCAGCACCTTGGGCGTGAGCCGCAGCCCCTTGTCCGGCGTGATGGCGGCGTAGCCGAGTTCGCACAGCGTCAAGGCGATGCGGCGCACCACGGTGCGCGGCAGGCCCGTGGCCACGGCCACCGAGGCCACGGTGTGGGGCCCGCTGTGGCCCATGGCCTCGATGACGCGCAAGCCGCGCGCAAATGAGCGAACGAAGCCGTCGCTTTCCGGTGTGGCCATCTGCTTCCAATCTGATGAGGTATCTGCCGATTTGCGTCTGCCATGTGGCCTATTCAGCACCATACCGCTGGAAATCGGTGCCGCTGAAGGGCCACATGCCCCCCAAGGCGGGGGATGGCGTCGCGCGTCATGGCCGCAAGTTTAGCGTTGACATGGGCCATTTTTCGGGCTCAAATAACCGCTAGGCGTATTTATATGTCCGCTAAGCGGACGATACAAGCCCAAAAAAGCGACCCTCGAGGTCGATCAGGAGACGACATGTTGAAAACTTTGGGGATGGCCGCGGCCGCGCTGTGGCTGTCGACGGCCAGCTGGGCCCAGCCGGTGTTTCAGGCCACCAAGCCGCTGCACATCGTGGCGCCCAGTTCGCCCGGCGGCATCCTCGACCAGACCAGTCGCCTGGTCGCCAAATCGCTGTCGCAGGTGGTCAAGCAGCCCGTCATCGTCGACAACCACCCCGGCGCCGGTGGCACTCTGGGCATTCAGGCCATGCTGCGCGCCGAGCCCGACGGCCACACCCTGGTGATGGGCAGCCTGGGGCCCAACGCGGCCAACTACACGCTGCAGGCCAGCCTGCCCTACAAGCCGGACGACCTCGCCGGCGTCATCCACGTGCTGGCCATGCCCAACGTGGTGGTGGTCAACCCCAAACTGCCGGTCAAGAACGTGGCCGAGCTGAAGGCCTACGCGGCCAGCAACCCCAAGGGCGTGTCCATGGCCGTGTCGACCAGTGGCTCGTCGGGCCACCTGGCCGGCGCCATGCTGAACCAGCGCGCGGGCATCGCCGCCGTCGAGGTGGTCTACAAAGGCGCCGCGCCGGCGCTGCAGGACTTGATGGCGGGCCAGGTGGACTACATGGTGGACAACCTCATCACGGCGCTGCCGTTGATCCGCTCGGGCAAGCTGCGCGCCATCGCCGTGACGCCGCGCGAGCGCAGCCCCGAGCTGCCCGACACCCCCACGCTGATGGAGCTGGGCTACCCCGATTTCGACGTCTCGGTCTGGCTCGGCCTGTTCGTGTCGGCCAAGACGCCGCCGGCCACGGTGCAGGCCCTCAACGCCGCACTGAACCAGGCTTTCAAAGACCCCGATGTGCAGAAAACCGTGGCCACGCAGGGCGGCAAGGTGATCGGCGGCTCCACCCAGACCTTCGATGCCTTCGTGCGCGCCGAGCGGGCACGCTGGGCCCAGATCATCAAGGCCGGCAACATCCAGGTGCAGTGACGCCAGAGTATTCCATCAAGGGGTATCAGCCGGTTTGCGATTCACAACAAACGGCATGGCATGGATACCCATTCAGGCATTGATCAGGAGACGAGCATGAGCACAGACCAACCCATGGCGGGCAAGGTCGTCGTTGTCACGGGCGCCGGCAACGGCATTGGCCGCGCCACTGCGCTGCTGCTGGGCAGCCAGGGGGCCCAGGTGGTGGTCAACGACCTGGGCGCCAGCGGCAGCGGCGAGGGCGCCAACGCCGGCCCCGCGCAGCAGGTGGCGGGTGAGATCCGCGCCGCCGGCGGCACGGCTGTGGCCAACACCGACAGCGTGGCCACGCCCGAGGGCGCGAACGCCATCATCCAGACGGCCATCACCCAGTTCGGCCGCCTCGACGGCGTGGTGAACAACGCCGGCATCCTGCGCGACCGCATCTTCCACAAGATGAACCGCGAGGAATGGCAGGCCGTGATCGACGTGCACCTGAGCGGCAGCTACTTCGTCAGCCGCGCGGCCGCGCCATATTTCAAGGACCAGGAGCGCGGCGCCTACGTGCACATGACCTCCACCTCGGGCCTGATCGGCAACTTCGGCCAAGCCAACTACGCGGCGGCCAAGCTCGGCATCGCGGCGCTGTCCAAGTCCATCGCGCTGGACATGGCGCGCTTTCAGGTGCGCTCGAACTGCATCGCGCCGTTTGCCTGGAGCCGCCTGATCGGCACGCTGCCCAGCGAGACCGAGGCTGAGAAGCAGCGCCTGGCGCGCATGCAGTCCATGAAGCCCGAGCAGGTGGCCGCGGTGGCGGCGTTCCTGCTGAGCGACGCCGCCAGCGACGTGAGCGGCCAGATCCTGGCGGTGCGCGGCAACGAGATCCTGGTGATGAGCCAGCCGCGCCCCGTGGCCTCCATCCACAGCGCCACGGGCTGGGACAGCGAGTCGCTGGCCGAGCGCGCCATGCCCGCGCTCAAACGTGCCTTCACGCCGCTGGAGCGCTCGCCCGAAGTCTTCAACTGGGACCCCGTTTAACCCTGACGCGACTCCCTGCGGGCCCCGCCCAAGCTGTACCCCGCGCCCGCTCGGCCTGGCGAACACGCGCCCAGGCACAAGGGGCACACCCTTGACCGGGCACC
Protein-coding regions in this window:
- a CDS encoding enoyl-CoA hydratase-related protein, producing the protein MDHPSFDHIRYEQDDGVALITLHRPERLNALNIGLMADLQAGLRHALDNGRTRAVVLTGAGRGFCAGADLSASRATTGDIDGGMRDHFNPTLQMVSEFPLPLITAVNGPAAGGGSSLALAGDMVLAAESAYFQQSFSNIGLVPDMGASWVLPRSLSRSRANALAMLGDRLSAREAAEWGLILKCVPDAELMTEARALAQRLASRATQALSLTKRLMRQGLDNSLRDQLLLEQEFQRAARATDDATEARQAFLDKRPAVFKGR
- a CDS encoding IclR family transcriptional regulator domain-containing protein, whose amino-acid sequence is MATPESDGFVRSFARGLRVIEAMGHSGPHTVASVAVATGLPRTVVRRIALTLCELGYAAITPDKGLRLTPKVLSLGMTYLTSLPFWGHAQRVLETVCLQLRESCALAVLQGHEVVYVLRIPSAKVMSPRLGMGSHLPIHATSPGRVLLAHQSPAFRDAYFAQADLRALTPLTLTDRAALTQQLEAVQRTGHAWVAGEFDLQVCGLSVPIHDEHRHVVAALSANLLVAEFDQARAEKEVLPALSAAAQQLSGLAPSFLAPAV
- a CDS encoding Bug family tripartite tricarboxylate transporter substrate binding protein, with amino-acid sequence MLKTLGMAAAALWLSTASWAQPVFQATKPLHIVAPSSPGGILDQTSRLVAKSLSQVVKQPVIVDNHPGAGGTLGIQAMLRAEPDGHTLVMGSLGPNAANYTLQASLPYKPDDLAGVIHVLAMPNVVVVNPKLPVKNVAELKAYAASNPKGVSMAVSTSGSSGHLAGAMLNQRAGIAAVEVVYKGAAPALQDLMAGQVDYMVDNLITALPLIRSGKLRAIAVTPRERSPELPDTPTLMELGYPDFDVSVWLGLFVSAKTPPATVQALNAALNQAFKDPDVQKTVATQGGKVIGGSTQTFDAFVRAERARWAQIIKAGNIQVQ
- a CDS encoding SDR family oxidoreductase, which gives rise to MSTDQPMAGKVVVVTGAGNGIGRATALLLGSQGAQVVVNDLGASGSGEGANAGPAQQVAGEIRAAGGTAVANTDSVATPEGANAIIQTAITQFGRLDGVVNNAGILRDRIFHKMNREEWQAVIDVHLSGSYFVSRAAAPYFKDQERGAYVHMTSTSGLIGNFGQANYAAAKLGIAALSKSIALDMARFQVRSNCIAPFAWSRLIGTLPSETEAEKQRLARMQSMKPEQVAAVAAFLLSDAASDVSGQILAVRGNEILVMSQPRPVASIHSATGWDSESLAERAMPALKRAFTPLERSPEVFNWDPV